In a single window of the Saccharothrix australiensis genome:
- a CDS encoding DUF885 domain-containing protein, whose protein sequence is MSTSSAGVHGISNQFVADYAAADPLIATFIGVPGHDDRLTDYSPDGHRARAELAARALADITAAEPADESEAAAKSVFLERVGLDVEIHEAGLWDGALNVIASPVQSLREAFDLMPTATAEDWATIAKRLTAMPEAVANLRAGLAHSADRGQVAALRQVIRVAEQCDTWSGRSGGKSYFATLVEGAPADAALRTDLAAGAKAAAEAYADLATFLREDLAPKAPKKDAVGEDVYRLWSRHFTGARLDLAEAYEWGWAEFTRIETEMKQVANRVLGGSGGTLAEAAAVLDADPRYLVQGQAGLQAWMQQLSDKALHDVRGVHFELPDELMRLECRIAPPGGGVGAYYTGPTPDFSRPGRMWWSVPADKTEFSTWREVTTVYHEGVPGHHLQVATAVYQAEKLNNFQRLMCWVSGHGEGWALYAERLMRELGYLEDDGDLLGMLDAHLFRAARVIIDIGMHLELEIPRGTGFHEGERWTPELGLEFMLTRTITDPAHVRDEIDRYLGWPGQAPSYKLGERLWLAARDDAKARHGDAFDLKAFHKDALEMGAMGLDTLRERLARL, encoded by the coding sequence ATGTCAACCTCTTCGGCCGGCGTGCACGGCATCAGCAACCAGTTCGTAGCCGACTACGCGGCGGCCGACCCGTTGATCGCGACCTTCATCGGCGTTCCCGGCCACGACGACCGGCTGACCGACTACTCGCCCGACGGCCACCGCGCCCGCGCCGAGCTGGCCGCCCGCGCCCTCGCGGACATCACCGCCGCCGAACCCGCCGACGAGTCCGAGGCCGCCGCCAAGTCGGTGTTCCTGGAGCGCGTCGGGCTCGACGTCGAGATCCACGAGGCGGGCCTGTGGGACGGCGCGCTGAACGTCATCGCGAGCCCCGTGCAGAGCCTGCGGGAGGCGTTCGACCTGATGCCGACGGCGACCGCCGAGGACTGGGCGACCATCGCCAAGCGGCTCACGGCCATGCCCGAGGCGGTGGCGAACCTGCGCGCGGGCCTCGCCCACTCCGCCGACCGCGGCCAGGTCGCCGCGCTGCGGCAGGTGATCCGGGTCGCCGAGCAGTGCGACACCTGGTCCGGCCGGTCCGGCGGCAAGTCCTACTTCGCGACGCTGGTCGAGGGCGCGCCCGCGGACGCCGCGCTGCGCACCGACCTGGCGGCGGGCGCGAAGGCCGCCGCCGAGGCGTACGCCGACCTGGCCACCTTCCTGCGCGAGGACCTCGCGCCGAAGGCGCCGAAGAAGGACGCGGTCGGCGAGGACGTCTACCGGCTGTGGTCGCGCCACTTCACCGGCGCCCGGCTGGACCTGGCCGAGGCGTACGAGTGGGGCTGGGCCGAGTTCACCCGGATCGAGACCGAGATGAAGCAGGTGGCGAACCGGGTGCTCGGCGGCTCGGGCGGCACCCTCGCCGAGGCCGCCGCCGTGCTCGACGCCGACCCGCGCTACCTGGTGCAGGGCCAGGCCGGGCTCCAGGCGTGGATGCAGCAGCTCTCGGACAAGGCCCTCCACGACGTCCGCGGCGTGCACTTCGAGCTGCCCGACGAGCTGATGCGGCTGGAGTGCCGCATCGCGCCGCCCGGCGGCGGCGTCGGCGCGTACTACACCGGTCCCACCCCGGACTTCTCGCGCCCCGGCCGCATGTGGTGGTCGGTGCCCGCGGACAAGACCGAGTTCTCCACCTGGCGCGAGGTCACGACCGTCTACCACGAGGGCGTGCCCGGCCACCACCTCCAGGTCGCCACCGCCGTCTACCAGGCGGAGAAGCTGAACAACTTCCAGCGGCTGATGTGCTGGGTGTCCGGGCACGGCGAGGGCTGGGCCCTGTACGCCGAGCGGCTGATGCGCGAGCTGGGCTACCTGGAGGACGACGGCGACCTGCTCGGGATGCTCGACGCGCACCTGTTCCGCGCGGCCCGCGTGATCATCGACATCGGCATGCACCTGGAGCTGGAGATCCCGCGCGGCACCGGTTTCCACGAGGGCGAGCGCTGGACGCCGGAGCTGGGCCTGGAGTTCATGCTCACCCGGACCATCACCGACCCGGCGCACGTGCGCGACGAGATCGACCGCTACCTGGGCTGGCCCGGCCAGGCGCCGTCGTACAAGCTCGGCGAGCGGCTGTGGCTGGCGGCGCGCGACGACGCCAAGGCCCGGCACGGCGACGCGTTCGACCTCAAGGCGTTCCACAAGGACGCGCTGGAGATGGGCGCGATGGGCCTGGACACGCTGCGGGAGCGCCTCGCGCGGCTCTGA
- a CDS encoding CHAP domain-containing protein: MARRLGRSASVVAAVGALLLCAAPAWAQDDIADPAEWRVRQEIVDHAFSQVGAREDGPNGYPRRYQDIDPAVRRPVEWCGVFVNWAWTKAGVPQRPSMQAAPGAPAVDQGHWATYWQKWGQANGRWKPLAERDVEMGDAIVYGNYPSMVAHVGVVVEVNYDRTGRKATHVRTVEGNVSDRVVYTKWRKLSDLNAGAGLKVSGFVSPF, from the coding sequence ATGGCCAGACGTCTCGGGCGGTCCGCGTCGGTGGTCGCGGCGGTGGGTGCGCTGCTGTTGTGCGCCGCTCCGGCGTGGGCGCAGGACGACATCGCCGACCCGGCCGAGTGGCGGGTGCGGCAGGAGATCGTGGACCACGCGTTCAGCCAGGTCGGGGCGCGGGAGGACGGTCCCAACGGCTATCCGCGGCGGTACCAGGACATCGATCCGGCCGTGCGGCGCCCCGTGGAGTGGTGCGGGGTGTTCGTGAACTGGGCGTGGACGAAGGCCGGTGTGCCGCAGCGGCCGTCGATGCAGGCCGCGCCCGGCGCGCCCGCCGTCGACCAGGGGCACTGGGCGACCTACTGGCAGAAGTGGGGCCAGGCCAACGGCCGCTGGAAGCCGCTGGCGGAGCGGGACGTGGAGATGGGCGACGCCATCGTCTACGGCAACTACCCGTCGATGGTCGCGCACGTCGGCGTCGTGGTGGAGGTCAACTACGACCGCACCGGCCGGAAGGCCACCCACGTGCGGACCGTGGAGGGCAACGTGAGCGACCGGGTCGTCTACACGAAGTGGCGCAAGCTGTCGGACCTGAACGCGGGCGCGGGCCTCAAGGTCTCGGGGTTCGTGTCGCCGTTCTAG
- a CDS encoding GNAT family N-acetyltransferase, translating to MTAAPSQRLVELSARELNSRLGEALDLYVSAMNYPPGTAEQRAPMWLAHMLRDGWRCVVALGEEDELVGIGYGYRGSVGQWWHEQVRHGLTLVAGPQAVEEWMHDYFELTELHVLPRAQSRGIGEGLLRSLLGGVTTSHVLLSTPEGPSKAWRLYRRLGFTDVLRHYQFTGDPRPFAVLGRALPLD from the coding sequence ATGACCGCCGCGCCGTCGCAGCGGCTGGTCGAGCTGTCGGCCCGCGAGCTGAACTCCCGGCTCGGCGAGGCGCTGGACCTCTACGTCAGCGCGATGAACTACCCGCCCGGCACGGCCGAGCAGCGCGCGCCGATGTGGCTGGCGCACATGCTGCGGGACGGCTGGCGCTGCGTGGTGGCGCTGGGCGAGGAGGACGAGCTGGTCGGCATCGGCTACGGCTACCGGGGCTCGGTGGGCCAGTGGTGGCACGAGCAGGTGCGGCACGGCCTGACCCTGGTCGCCGGGCCGCAGGCGGTCGAGGAGTGGATGCACGACTACTTCGAGCTGACCGAGCTGCACGTGCTGCCGCGCGCGCAGAGCCGGGGCATCGGCGAAGGTCTGCTGCGCAGCCTGCTGGGCGGGGTGACGACGTCGCACGTGCTGCTGTCCACCCCGGAGGGGCCGAGCAAGGCGTGGCGGCTGTACCGGCGGCTGGGCTTCACCGACGTGCTGCGGCACTACCAGTTCACCGGCGACCCGCGCCCGTTCGCGGTGCTGGGCCGCGCCCTGCCGCTGGACTGA
- a CDS encoding YbaK/EbsC family protein, whose protein sequence is MSALDHPGIRKVAAALSESGHHEAADGIRVLADAVRTAAEAASAVNVPVGAIANSLVFAAVRDGVATPLLVLTSGAHRADTDLLAELAGADRIDRAKPDFVREHTGQVIGGVSPIGHPAPIPTFVDVDLERYEVVWAAAGHPHAVFPTTYAGLVALTGGTPARVAR, encoded by the coding sequence GTGAGCGCACTTGACCACCCCGGTATCCGCAAGGTGGCGGCGGCCCTGTCCGAATCGGGCCACCACGAGGCAGCGGACGGGATCCGCGTGCTGGCCGACGCCGTCCGCACCGCCGCCGAGGCCGCGTCGGCGGTGAACGTGCCGGTCGGGGCCATCGCGAACAGCCTCGTGTTCGCCGCCGTCCGGGACGGCGTGGCCACCCCGCTGCTGGTGCTCACCTCCGGCGCGCACCGGGCCGACACCGACCTGCTGGCCGAGCTCGCCGGCGCGGACCGGATCGACCGGGCCAAGCCGGACTTCGTGCGCGAGCACACCGGCCAGGTCATCGGCGGCGTCTCGCCGATCGGCCACCCCGCGCCGATCCCGACGTTCGTCGACGTCGACCTGGAGCGGTACGAGGTGGTGTGGGCCGCCGCCGGGCACCCGCACGCCGTGTTCCCGACGACCTACGCCGGCCTGGTCGCCCTGACCGGCGGCACACCGGCGAGGGTCGCCCGATGA
- a CDS encoding SAV_6107 family HEPN domain-containing protein yields MSTSTDFPSARRVPPPPPPAVDLLARARDRVREAEHAAEPVDRFTTAYLGALCAAAAVLAARGRPRRGLVEPAGVWVLLPVPAPGLREWAEYFASCSAVDAAVRAGVTRHVDRRAADDLVRQAAQFIGLADAIVREGGR; encoded by the coding sequence ATGTCGACTTCGACCGACTTCCCCAGCGCCCGACGGGTGCCACCACCCCCACCACCGGCCGTCGACCTGCTCGCCCGGGCGCGCGACCGCGTGCGGGAGGCGGAGCACGCGGCCGAACCCGTCGACCGGTTCACCACCGCCTACCTGGGCGCGCTGTGCGCCGCGGCGGCCGTCCTGGCGGCGCGCGGTCGGCCCCGCCGGGGACTGGTCGAGCCGGCCGGGGTGTGGGTGCTGCTGCCCGTGCCGGCACCCGGGCTGCGCGAGTGGGCGGAGTACTTCGCGTCCTGCTCGGCGGTCGACGCGGCGGTGCGGGCGGGCGTCACCCGGCACGTGGACCGACGGGCCGCCGACGACCTGGTGCGCCAAGCGGCGCAGTTCATCGGGCTGGCCGACGCGATCGTGCGCGAGGGCGGACGGTGA
- a CDS encoding maleylpyruvate isomerase family mycothiol-dependent enzyme produces MSRGLVDYGRLIETVAAEAESLASAAEGQRPERQVPACPGLNLGETARHVGSTYRMVTAWLREGRQPVAWQQDPARGQTLSDYLREGVEPLVDALSEREPDDPCETWWPAERTCRFWARRLAHESTVHRMDVQAAAGLPLGPVPDDIAEDGADEVLSLWLGHRLDVLGVRGTREGTVAVRTGGRVWITRTGPEPATTWEASPEEAASADADVSGPPVRVYRWLWGRIPDREVETTGDHDAIAQLWALLRLATK; encoded by the coding sequence GTGAGCAGGGGACTGGTCGACTACGGCCGGCTGATCGAGACCGTGGCGGCGGAGGCCGAGTCGCTGGCGTCGGCGGCGGAGGGGCAGCGCCCGGAGCGCCAGGTGCCCGCGTGCCCCGGCCTGAACCTGGGCGAGACCGCGCGGCACGTGGGCAGCACGTACCGGATGGTCACGGCCTGGCTCCGCGAGGGGCGGCAGCCCGTCGCGTGGCAGCAGGACCCGGCGCGGGGGCAGACGCTGTCCGACTACCTGCGGGAGGGCGTCGAGCCGCTGGTCGACGCGCTGTCCGAACGCGAGCCGGACGACCCGTGCGAGACGTGGTGGCCGGCGGAGCGGACGTGCCGCTTCTGGGCGCGGCGGCTCGCGCACGAGTCGACCGTGCACCGGATGGACGTGCAGGCGGCGGCCGGGCTGCCGCTGGGGCCGGTGCCCGACGACATCGCCGAGGACGGCGCGGACGAGGTCCTGTCGCTGTGGCTCGGCCACCGCCTGGACGTGCTGGGCGTGCGGGGCACCCGCGAGGGGACGGTGGCGGTCCGCACCGGCGGCCGGGTGTGGATCACCCGCACCGGGCCGGAGCCCGCGACGACGTGGGAGGCGTCGCCGGAGGAGGCCGCGTCGGCGGACGCGGACGTCAGCGGGCCGCCCGTCCGGGTGTACCGGTGGTTGTGGGGCCGCATCCCGGACCGCGAGGTGGAGACGACGGGCGACCACGACGCGATCGCGCAGCTGTGGGCGTTGCTGCGCCTGGCGACGAAGTGA
- a CDS encoding alkaline phosphatase D family protein, translating to MAQLVLGPVLRHVDATSATVWVETDASCEVTVAGNRAPTFQVGEQHFALVVVEGLEPGSTTRYDVRLDGRVVWPEPGSSFPAPRIRTGRVTRLVFGSCRAAKAGGPDQRTADKLGPDALDAFALRMKDWPEERWPDALLLLGDQVYADEPTPRVREWLARRRPEPAGEVVSFREYAELYHESWADPEIRWLMSVLPTSMIFDDHDIRDDWNTSRAWRAQMAGKPWWRERIRAGLASYWVYQHLGNLSPAELARDELFAAVLAAGHDVQPLLEDFAEQADREVDGRKSTRWSYRRDFGRVRLLVVDTRSGRILDGPERLMVGDEEFDWIERNAEGDVDHLLIGSSLPWLMPHGLSHFQSINERAAARPGPRGRLAEKVRQAGDLEHWPAFRASFERLSRLIHRIGSGPTAPGTVCVLSGDVHHSYAARAEFAEPTRSEVLQLVCSPVHNDPPWIFRPVFRLSWSRPLARLLRRWADRAGVPADPVAWTKISGPHFGNSVAVLEIVGRKARYRLETATPDGLVGSADLTL from the coding sequence ATGGCGCAACTGGTGCTCGGTCCGGTGCTGCGACACGTCGACGCCACGTCGGCCACCGTCTGGGTGGAGACCGACGCGTCCTGCGAGGTCACCGTCGCGGGCAACCGCGCCCCCACGTTCCAGGTCGGTGAGCAGCACTTCGCGCTGGTCGTCGTCGAAGGGCTCGAACCGGGCAGCACCACGCGCTACGACGTGCGGTTGGACGGCCGGGTCGTCTGGCCGGAGCCGGGCTCGTCGTTCCCGGCGCCGAGGATCCGCACCGGCCGGGTGACGCGGCTGGTGTTCGGGTCGTGCCGGGCCGCCAAGGCGGGCGGGCCCGACCAGCGGACGGCGGACAAGCTGGGCCCGGACGCGTTGGACGCGTTCGCGCTGCGGATGAAGGACTGGCCCGAGGAGCGGTGGCCGGACGCCCTGCTGCTGCTCGGGGACCAGGTCTACGCGGACGAGCCGACGCCCCGCGTCCGGGAGTGGCTGGCCCGCCGCAGACCGGAGCCGGCGGGCGAGGTGGTGTCGTTCCGCGAGTACGCCGAGCTGTACCACGAGTCGTGGGCGGACCCGGAGATCCGCTGGCTGATGTCCGTCCTGCCGACCTCGATGATCTTCGACGACCACGACATCCGGGACGACTGGAACACCTCGCGGGCCTGGCGCGCGCAGATGGCCGGGAAGCCGTGGTGGCGCGAGCGCATCCGCGCGGGGTTGGCGTCGTACTGGGTGTACCAGCACCTGGGCAACCTCTCGCCGGCGGAACTCGCGCGCGACGAGCTGTTCGCGGCGGTGCTGGCCGCCGGGCACGACGTGCAGCCGCTGCTGGAGGACTTCGCGGAGCAGGCCGACCGGGAGGTGGACGGCCGCAAGTCCACCCGGTGGAGCTACCGGCGCGACTTCGGGCGGGTGCGGTTGCTGGTCGTCGACACCCGCAGCGGGCGCATCCTGGACGGCCCGGAGCGGCTGATGGTCGGCGACGAGGAGTTCGACTGGATCGAGCGCAACGCCGAGGGCGACGTCGACCACCTGCTGATCGGGTCGTCGCTGCCGTGGCTGATGCCGCACGGCCTGAGCCACTTCCAGTCCATCAACGAGCGCGCCGCCGCGCGCCCCGGTCCGCGCGGCCGGCTGGCCGAGAAGGTGCGCCAGGCGGGCGACCTGGAGCACTGGCCCGCGTTCCGCGCGTCCTTCGAGCGCCTCTCGCGCCTCATCCACCGCATCGGCTCCGGCCCGACCGCGCCGGGCACCGTCTGCGTGCTGTCCGGGGACGTCCACCACAGCTACGCGGCCCGCGCCGAGTTCGCCGAGCCGACGCGCTCCGAGGTGCTGCAACTGGTCTGCTCACCGGTGCACAACGACCCGCCGTGGATCTTCCGCCCGGTGTTCCGCCTGTCCTGGTCCAGGCCGCTGGCCCGGCTGCTGCGCCGCTGGGCCGACCGGGCGGGCGTGCCGGCCGACCCCGTGGCGTGGACCAAGATCAGCGGTCCGCACTTCGGCAACTCGGTGGCGGTCCTGGAGATCGTCGGCCGCAAGGCCCGCTACCGACTGGAAACCGCCACCCCGGACGGCCTGGTCGGCAGCGCCGACCTCACGCTGTGA